In Acidobacteriaceae bacterium, the following are encoded in one genomic region:
- a CDS encoding glycoside hydrolase family 95 protein, producing MIKRPTRHISSYISLCMLCGAALLAQQKNAKPLQVVATQDVLWYRAPAPIWDHALPVGNGRLGAMVFGGANTGANNGANNGDLQDEKKNAALMDGSQSSGADEHLQLNESSLWQGERMNRLNPQGYEGFEQVRKLLLESKGTDGAMIAEAEKLAAEKMLAIPRRMPGYSTLGDLYFRTPKEEAVSGYRRDLDLRTGVASTRYTANGVQYTREVFASRPDEVIAVRFRANHKGAISFRMSMDRPEDFAVEAHGNDALVLHEGPEHQGQIHFAGEAKVLAQGGTVATEGKEIVVTNADEVVVLVAAATDFKGGPFAGGDPQVQCDRVLMTASKKSFGDLLKAQLAVYQPVFGDMSLRLGGADATLDAMPTDERVKRVSGGEEDLGLQQMYFDFARYLLIASSRPDGLPANLQGIWAAGISNPWGSKWTINVNTEMNYWLAEPAGLSETTLPLINLIDMVRTPTSGTGMQVAQKYYGARGFVIHHNTDLWGDAEPIDGIPAGIWPMGGAWLSLQAWEHYAFTGDKQFLRARAWPILHDASLFFLDYMTDDGSGHLVTGPSLSPENRYKLADGSVHSLTMAPTMDVEIVRELLTRTLDAGRLLGEDPAFLTKLEAARAKLPPFKIGKLGQLQEWQLDYTENAPGHRHISHLWALYPGTQIDVNKTPELAKAARVTLERRLENGGGQTGWSRAWVINYWDHLHEGEEAYKSMQVMFRQSTFPNLMDTHPPGVFQIDGNLGAANGMLEALVQSRWESNGAEVTLLPALPKEWSEGEVRGLHVRGGASLDMAWKVGKVSSLRVHAAKGGTFKLLANGVEKSVVMKAGETRDVPLQ from the coding sequence ATGATCAAGCGCCCCACGCGACATATTTCCTCGTATATCAGCCTGTGCATGCTCTGCGGAGCAGCGTTGCTGGCGCAGCAGAAGAATGCGAAACCGTTGCAAGTAGTAGCGACGCAGGATGTGCTGTGGTATCGCGCGCCTGCCCCGATCTGGGACCATGCTCTGCCGGTGGGCAATGGACGCCTGGGGGCGATGGTCTTTGGCGGAGCCAACACCGGCGCGAACAATGGGGCCAACAACGGCGATCTGCAGGACGAGAAGAAAAACGCTGCTCTGATGGATGGCAGCCAGAGCTCGGGCGCGGATGAGCATCTGCAGTTGAACGAGTCTTCGCTGTGGCAGGGCGAGCGGATGAATCGCCTGAACCCGCAAGGGTATGAGGGCTTCGAGCAGGTGCGGAAGCTGCTGCTGGAGTCAAAGGGGACGGACGGCGCGATGATCGCCGAAGCCGAGAAGCTGGCAGCGGAGAAGATGCTCGCGATTCCGCGCAGGATGCCGGGGTACAGCACGCTGGGCGACCTGTACTTTCGGACGCCCAAAGAAGAGGCCGTGAGCGGATATCGCCGCGATCTGGATCTTCGTACCGGTGTGGCCAGCACAAGGTATACGGCGAACGGCGTGCAGTACACACGCGAAGTCTTTGCCTCCCGGCCGGATGAAGTGATCGCCGTTCGCTTTCGCGCGAATCATAAGGGTGCAATCAGCTTCCGGATGAGCATGGATCGTCCGGAGGACTTTGCCGTAGAAGCACACGGTAACGATGCGCTGGTTCTGCATGAAGGCCCGGAGCACCAGGGGCAGATTCACTTTGCAGGCGAAGCAAAGGTGTTGGCGCAGGGCGGCACCGTGGCGACCGAGGGTAAAGAAATTGTCGTAACCAATGCCGACGAGGTTGTCGTGCTGGTAGCTGCCGCGACCGACTTCAAAGGTGGGCCGTTTGCGGGCGGCGACCCTCAGGTGCAGTGCGATCGCGTGCTGATGACAGCGTCGAAGAAGAGCTTTGGCGATCTGCTGAAAGCGCAGCTTGCGGTGTATCAGCCGGTGTTTGGGGATATGTCTCTGCGGCTTGGCGGAGCGGACGCAACGCTGGATGCGATGCCAACGGATGAGCGCGTAAAGCGTGTGAGCGGGGGCGAAGAAGACCTTGGACTGCAGCAGATGTACTTCGACTTTGCGCGCTATCTGCTGATAGCGTCGTCGCGGCCGGATGGGCTGCCTGCGAACCTGCAGGGGATCTGGGCAGCGGGCATCAGCAATCCGTGGGGGTCGAAGTGGACGATCAACGTGAACACGGAGATGAACTACTGGCTGGCCGAGCCTGCGGGGTTGAGCGAGACGACGCTGCCGCTGATCAACCTGATCGACATGGTGCGCACGCCCACGAGTGGGACCGGGATGCAGGTGGCGCAGAAGTACTACGGTGCGCGTGGTTTCGTGATCCACCACAACACGGACCTGTGGGGCGATGCGGAGCCGATTGATGGTATCCCCGCGGGCATCTGGCCGATGGGCGGAGCGTGGCTTTCGTTGCAGGCGTGGGAGCACTATGCGTTCACTGGCGACAAGCAGTTCCTACGTGCGCGAGCGTGGCCGATTCTGCATGATGCGTCGCTGTTCTTCCTCGATTACATGACCGACGATGGCAGCGGGCACCTGGTGACAGGGCCATCGCTTTCGCCGGAGAACCGCTACAAACTCGCCGACGGCTCGGTGCATTCGCTGACGATGGCGCCGACGATGGATGTCGAAATTGTTCGCGAACTGCTGACGCGCACGCTCGATGCCGGGCGCCTGCTGGGAGAAGATCCGGCGTTCCTGACAAAGCTCGAAGCCGCCCGCGCGAAGCTGCCGCCGTTCAAGATCGGCAAGCTTGGCCAGTTGCAGGAGTGGCAGCTCGACTACACGGAGAACGCTCCGGGACACCGGCATATTTCGCACCTGTGGGCTCTGTACCCGGGCACGCAGATTGATGTGAATAAGACGCCTGAGCTGGCAAAAGCGGCGCGCGTGACGCTGGAGCGAAGGCTGGAAAACGGTGGCGGGCAGACAGGGTGGTCGCGGGCGTGGGTGATCAATTACTGGGACCATCTGCACGAAGGCGAGGAAGCGTACAAGAGCATGCAGGTGATGTTCCGGCAGTCGACGTTCCCGAATTTGATGGACACGCATCCGCCGGGAGTCTTCCAGATCGACGGCAACCTGGGGGCAGCCAATGGGATGCTGGAGGCGCTGGTGCAGTCGCGCTGGGAGTCGAACGGCGCAGAGGTTACGCTGCTGCCTGCTCTGCCGAAGGAGTGGAGCGAGGGCGAGGTGCGCGGGCTGCATGTGCGCGGCGGAGCTTCGCTCGACATGGCGTGGAAGGTCGGCAAGGTGAGCTCGCTGCGAGTTCATGCAGCGAAGGGCGGGACGTTCAAGCTGCTTGCAAACGGCGTGGAGAAGAGCGTGGTGATGAAGGCTGGCGAGACACGCGACGTACCTCTGCAGTAA
- the argG gene encoding argininosuccinate synthase: MSVILEHLPAGQKVGIAFSGGLDTSAALHWMKQKGAMPYAYTANLGQPDETDYQAIPRKALEYGAEKARLIDCREQLVREGIAALQAGAFHITTAGVTYFNTTPIGRAVTGTMLVTAMKEDDVNIWGDGSTFKGNDIERFYRYGLLVNPELKVYKPWLDSTFIEELGGRKEMSEFLISSGFDYKMSTEKAYSTDSNILGATHEAKDLELLTSSMKIVQPIMGVAFWRDDVTVKAEEVTVTFEEGFPVALNGKRFDSPVDLLLEANTIGGRHGLGMSDQIENRIIEAKSRGIYEAPGLALLFAAYERLLTGIHNEDTIEQYRDNGRKLGRLLYQGRWFDSQALMLREAATRWVAKPITGSVTLELRRGNDYSVLNTESPNLTFHPERLSMEKTASSFSPKDRIGQLTMRNLDITDTRDKLRTYAASGLLTLSKGNEMPKLSSGDKE, from the coding sequence ATGTCGGTGATTCTTGAACACCTGCCCGCGGGCCAAAAAGTCGGCATCGCGTTTTCCGGCGGCCTCGATACCTCTGCTGCGCTGCACTGGATGAAGCAGAAGGGCGCCATGCCCTACGCCTACACCGCGAACCTCGGCCAGCCCGACGAAACCGACTACCAGGCGATCCCACGCAAGGCCCTCGAGTACGGTGCCGAAAAGGCCCGCCTCATCGACTGCCGCGAGCAACTCGTGCGTGAAGGTATCGCCGCGCTGCAGGCCGGTGCTTTCCACATCACCACCGCTGGCGTCACGTACTTCAACACCACCCCCATCGGTCGCGCCGTTACAGGCACCATGCTCGTCACCGCCATGAAGGAAGACGACGTCAACATCTGGGGCGACGGTTCCACCTTCAAGGGCAACGACATCGAGCGCTTCTACCGCTACGGTCTGCTCGTGAACCCCGAGCTCAAGGTCTACAAGCCGTGGCTCGACTCGACCTTCATCGAAGAGCTCGGTGGCCGCAAGGAGATGAGTGAGTTCCTCATCAGCTCCGGCTTCGACTACAAGATGTCGACCGAGAAGGCCTACTCGACCGACTCCAACATCCTCGGCGCGACGCACGAAGCCAAGGACCTCGAACTCCTGACCTCGTCCATGAAGATCGTGCAGCCCATCATGGGTGTCGCCTTCTGGCGCGACGACGTCACCGTCAAGGCGGAAGAAGTCACCGTCACCTTCGAAGAAGGTTTCCCCGTTGCTCTCAACGGCAAGCGCTTTGACTCGCCCGTCGACCTGCTGCTGGAGGCCAACACCATCGGCGGCCGCCACGGCCTCGGCATGAGCGACCAGATCGAGAACCGCATCATCGAAGCCAAGTCGCGCGGCATCTACGAAGCCCCAGGCCTCGCTCTGCTCTTCGCTGCCTACGAGCGCCTGCTCACCGGCATCCACAACGAGGACACCATCGAGCAGTACCGCGACAACGGTCGCAAGCTCGGCCGCCTGCTCTACCAGGGCCGCTGGTTCGACTCTCAGGCCCTCATGCTCCGCGAAGCCGCTACCCGCTGGGTCGCCAAGCCCATCACCGGCTCGGTCACACTTGAGCTTCGCCGTGGCAACGACTACTCGGTGCTCAACACCGAAAGCCCGAACCTCACCTTTCACCCCGAGCGCCTCAGCATGGAAAAGACCGCCAGCTCCTTCTCGCCGAAGGACCGCATCGGCCAGCTCACCATGCGCAACCTCGACATCACCGACACACGCGACAAACTCCGCACCTACGCGGCTTCTGGTCTGCTAACTCTCAGCAAAGGCAATGAGATGCCGAAGCTGAGCTCCGGCGACAAGGAGTAG
- a CDS encoding carboxypeptidase regulatory-like domain-containing protein codes for MRLNFGFAALPLLVAMVSPALAQSSCTRLDGVVMDSTGALIPGANVTLDGKTEHRSDAAGRFDFACLSEGKHALTASAEGFAGYTVRFSAPHEAELRLRMVPSTEASVTVNAEDSDMQVAPPGASNGLVVAGRQLQALADDPDDLLRQLQQLGAMAGGNPSKTTVSVDGFQDDAKLPPKDSIAFINVSPDLFSAEYREPPFGGGRVEVYTKPGAKAYHGALYTTNSSSWMNAADPFAPSTGKLGKQRYGFDLSGPIQKKGSNFSLSLEHRQIDSLAVVNAITFDNTGKQQATIYNAPTPQSLWEGQARVDWQLGPKNIFFVSYSSNVNSQQNNGVGGTVLQEAGYNVGTNDQTVRFSDVTMFSPMLMHEARVAIEWYRETDVANSTAPSVQVSGYFTGGGVSTGNSQQFRTRVEYDDDFVLTTKQHTLKAGYQVFWLHRNSNVPTNFNGNYTFGTAAEYAAKTPEVFNNVSGNPNIEFHQVRFVGFAQDNMKLKPNLTFAMGVRYFLESSPATYKNFQPRIGLVWSPDAKKKWNVTSHFGIFQGQYSADEVQELQRLDGVQRVSSLIYNPVYGAPFSGATPITTKRTFAPGTGPGTFMMGELGVSRDLGKGFNLNVEEIQARFLNYVRTLNINQPLDSNPYGARPYGANQNILQVQNSGTGIGHGEVVVLSNFSHKVAGGVVGFVHLNIRDTTNDDTFFQPESSTSDAGEEVRRVGQGSWQIFSNVNVNLPWKLSLSYNGFMQGGSPYNLLTGSDNNGDGNFNDRPQYAAPGAVANGTTNFETPFGLLTNDGDYVNGTPVRPTERNMGKLPWNFHLDANLQRAFVLNRDKKAVHQQTVTLNVRSANFLNHTNVTSEGSVLGTPQFLAPVAADTGRRIEFGAKYSF; via the coding sequence GTGCGCTTGAACTTTGGTTTTGCTGCTCTTCCGCTGCTGGTGGCGATGGTATCGCCAGCACTCGCTCAATCCTCATGTACGCGCCTTGACGGCGTGGTGATGGACTCCACCGGCGCGCTGATTCCGGGAGCCAACGTAACGCTCGACGGCAAGACCGAGCACCGGAGCGACGCCGCAGGGCGCTTCGACTTTGCCTGTCTGAGCGAAGGCAAGCATGCGCTCACCGCCAGCGCTGAAGGATTTGCCGGATATACGGTCCGCTTCTCTGCTCCGCATGAAGCCGAGTTGCGGCTGCGCATGGTGCCTTCCACCGAAGCCAGCGTGACCGTGAATGCAGAAGACAGCGACATGCAGGTTGCGCCTCCGGGAGCGTCGAATGGACTGGTGGTAGCCGGGCGTCAGTTGCAGGCACTCGCCGATGATCCTGATGATTTGCTGCGTCAGTTGCAGCAGCTTGGAGCGATGGCTGGCGGTAATCCTTCGAAGACGACGGTTTCGGTAGATGGCTTTCAGGATGATGCGAAGCTGCCGCCGAAGGATTCGATTGCGTTCATTAACGTGAGCCCCGATCTTTTCTCTGCGGAGTATCGCGAGCCACCGTTCGGTGGAGGGCGCGTGGAGGTCTACACGAAGCCGGGCGCGAAGGCGTACCACGGCGCGCTCTACACCACGAACTCAAGCTCGTGGATGAACGCGGCTGACCCGTTTGCACCGTCTACGGGCAAGCTGGGCAAGCAGCGCTATGGCTTCGATCTCTCCGGGCCGATTCAGAAGAAAGGTTCCAACTTTTCGCTGTCGCTGGAGCACCGCCAGATTGATTCCCTTGCCGTCGTAAACGCGATCACCTTTGATAACACGGGCAAGCAGCAGGCAACGATCTACAACGCACCGACGCCGCAGTCACTGTGGGAAGGACAGGCGCGTGTGGACTGGCAGCTTGGCCCGAAGAACATCTTCTTCGTGTCGTACTCGTCGAACGTGAACTCGCAGCAGAACAACGGCGTCGGCGGCACGGTGCTGCAGGAAGCCGGATACAACGTTGGAACGAACGACCAGACGGTACGCTTCAGCGACGTCACCATGTTCAGCCCGATGCTGATGCATGAGGCTCGTGTGGCTATCGAGTGGTATCGCGAAACGGACGTTGCCAACAGCACAGCGCCGAGCGTGCAGGTCTCGGGCTACTTCACCGGCGGTGGCGTGAGCACGGGCAACAGCCAGCAGTTCCGCACACGCGTGGAGTACGACGACGACTTTGTACTGACCACTAAGCAGCACACACTAAAGGCTGGCTACCAGGTCTTCTGGCTGCACCGCAACAGCAATGTGCCGACGAACTTCAACGGCAACTACACCTTCGGCACGGCGGCGGAGTATGCCGCGAAGACACCGGAGGTCTTCAACAACGTCAGCGGCAATCCCAACATCGAATTCCACCAGGTACGTTTCGTGGGTTTTGCGCAGGACAACATGAAGCTGAAGCCGAACCTGACGTTTGCCATGGGAGTGCGCTACTTCCTGGAAAGCTCGCCCGCAACGTACAAGAACTTTCAGCCGCGTATCGGCCTGGTGTGGTCGCCCGATGCGAAGAAGAAGTGGAACGTCACAAGCCACTTCGGTATCTTCCAGGGGCAGTACTCTGCTGATGAGGTGCAGGAGTTGCAGCGCCTCGACGGCGTACAGCGCGTCAGCAGCCTGATCTACAACCCGGTGTATGGTGCGCCGTTCTCTGGCGCGACGCCGATCACGACGAAGCGTACGTTTGCGCCGGGCACAGGACCGGGCACGTTCATGATGGGCGAGCTTGGGGTTTCTCGCGACCTCGGCAAGGGATTCAACCTGAACGTGGAAGAGATTCAGGCGCGCTTTCTGAACTATGTCCGCACGTTGAACATCAACCAACCCTTGGACTCGAACCCGTACGGCGCGCGTCCGTACGGTGCGAACCAGAACATTCTGCAGGTGCAGAACAGCGGCACTGGCATTGGGCATGGTGAGGTCGTGGTGCTGAGCAACTTCAGCCACAAAGTGGCTGGTGGCGTGGTTGGGTTCGTTCACCTGAACATCCGCGATACCACCAATGACGACACGTTCTTCCAGCCGGAGAGCTCGACGAGCGACGCGGGAGAAGAGGTTCGGCGGGTGGGACAGGGATCGTGGCAGATCTTCAGCAACGTGAATGTGAACCTGCCATGGAAGCTTTCGCTTTCCTACAACGGCTTCATGCAGGGCGGCTCGCCCTACAACCTGCTGACGGGTTCGGACAATAACGGTGACGGCAACTTCAACGATCGTCCACAGTATGCAGCGCCGGGGGCAGTGGCAAATGGGACGACGAACTTCGAGACGCCGTTTGGGTTGCTGACGAACGACGGAGACTACGTAAACGGCACACCTGTGCGCCCGACCGAACGCAATATGGGTAAGCTGCCCTGGAACTTCCACCTCGATGCCAACCTGCAGCGTGCGTTTGTGCTGAACCGCGATAAAAAAGCCGTACACCAGCAGACGGTGACGCTGAATGTGCGCTCGGCAAACTTCCTGAACCACACCAACGTGACGAGCGAAGGCAGCGTGCTGGGTACGCCGCAGTTCCTTGCTCCGGTGGCGGCGGACACGGGACGCCGCATCGAGTTTGGAGCCAAGTACAGCTTCTAG
- a CDS encoding rhodanese-related sulfurtransferase yields MYTVAAYYRFFALPNPAALREELHATFAGTDLLGTTLLAPEGINGTMAASAETIDRLLTFLSERTGLDRAEVKFSTSDAAPFRRLKFKLKREIITFRADAPVDPNRPGTYVEPQQWNDLLADPEVLLLDTRNTYETEIGTFSGATAPPLDTFSDFAAYVRENLDPEKHRKVAMFCTGGIRCEKASAFMLQQGFPEVFHLRGGILRYLEQVPEEQSQWLGECYIFDERVSVGSRDLRPDSDAEGNVK; encoded by the coding sequence ATGTATACCGTTGCCGCCTACTACCGCTTCTTCGCACTCCCCAACCCCGCAGCCCTGCGTGAGGAGCTTCATGCCACCTTCGCCGGCACGGACCTTCTGGGCACAACGCTGCTTGCCCCCGAAGGCATCAACGGCACGATGGCCGCCTCGGCGGAAACCATCGACAGGCTGCTGACCTTCCTCAGCGAGCGCACCGGCCTCGACCGCGCCGAGGTCAAGTTCTCCACCTCGGACGCCGCGCCCTTCCGCCGCCTCAAGTTCAAGCTCAAGCGCGAGATCATCACCTTCCGCGCCGACGCGCCTGTCGATCCCAACCGCCCCGGCACCTACGTCGAGCCGCAGCAGTGGAACGACCTGCTCGCCGACCCGGAAGTGCTTCTGCTCGACACGCGCAACACCTACGAGACCGAGATCGGCACCTTCTCCGGCGCGACCGCACCGCCGCTCGACACCTTCTCCGACTTCGCTGCCTACGTGCGCGAAAATCTCGACCCCGAAAAGCACCGCAAGGTCGCCATGTTCTGCACCGGCGGCATCCGCTGCGAAAAGGCTTCGGCATTCATGCTCCAGCAGGGGTTCCCGGAGGTCTTTCATCTCCGCGGCGGCATCCTGCGCTACCTCGAGCAGGTGCCGGAAGAGCAGAGCCAATGGCTCGGCGAGTGCTACATCTTTGACGAGCGCGTCTCCGTCGGCTCCCGGGACCTCCGTCCCGACTCCGACGCTGAGGGCAACGTAAAATAA
- a CDS encoding EAL domain-containing protein → MNRKSTIAGAVILAVLAAVLPLSVSYYISRTHSIEAEQRHLTEYGSWTIERSSIAVSDAISALHEIDAAGFSDCSEQHIDAMRLTVMNHRAIEEVGFYKNGLLGCTSWGPVTKVIAQRPADYQTADGIRVNMRIHPAVSKGHPVIAFEYKNHNVLVDPSRLVDVLVDNNMSLALANDRGDVLATLNNPDPALLKKALSTNGSGSTRDYLYATYRVPGWVAIAAERQDYAFAGFRRQRNYMLPIAILLACIMIAAIVLVLRRRLSPLAELEIAVRKREFINHYQPIMELATGRCIGAEALVRWRRPDGSLTPPNFFIPLAEESGLIREITDQLIQLAIDEMHAALSADPEMHIAINLCAADIETGRPLESLALALAARRLPTSSIWLEATERGFIHADEARESLGRAQKAGHPIAIDDFGTGYSSLGLLHSLPLDVLKIDKSFVDAIGTDSASSTVTGHIIDIARQLDLEVVAEGIEQQQQADYLRSHGVRYGQGWLFAKAMPRDEFLAFYGKHRRASAA, encoded by the coding sequence GTGAATCGGAAAAGTACGATCGCTGGAGCTGTCATTCTGGCTGTTTTGGCCGCGGTGTTGCCGCTTTCTGTCAGCTACTACATCAGCCGCACGCACTCCATCGAAGCCGAACAACGTCACCTCACCGAGTACGGCAGTTGGACCATCGAGCGTTCCAGCATCGCTGTCAGCGACGCCATCAGCGCCCTGCATGAGATCGATGCCGCAGGCTTCAGTGACTGCTCGGAGCAGCACATCGACGCGATGCGCCTCACGGTGATGAACCACCGCGCCATCGAAGAAGTTGGCTTCTATAAGAATGGCCTCCTCGGCTGCACCTCCTGGGGGCCCGTCACCAAGGTGATCGCCCAACGGCCCGCTGATTACCAGACCGCCGACGGCATCCGCGTCAACATGCGCATTCACCCGGCTGTCAGCAAAGGCCATCCGGTCATCGCGTTTGAGTATAAGAATCACAACGTTCTCGTCGACCCCAGCCGTCTCGTCGATGTACTCGTCGACAACAACATGTCGCTCGCGCTTGCCAACGACCGCGGCGACGTTCTGGCAACCCTCAACAACCCCGACCCCGCCTTGCTGAAGAAGGCTCTTAGTACAAACGGCAGCGGCTCTACACGCGACTATCTCTACGCCACCTACCGTGTTCCCGGCTGGGTCGCGATTGCTGCCGAGCGCCAAGACTACGCATTTGCCGGCTTCCGTCGCCAGCGGAACTACATGCTGCCGATCGCTATTCTTCTTGCTTGCATCATGATTGCGGCCATCGTTCTGGTCCTTCGCCGTCGGCTTTCACCTCTTGCCGAACTCGAAATCGCGGTTCGCAAGCGGGAGTTCATCAACCACTACCAGCCGATTATGGAGCTCGCCACCGGCCGTTGCATCGGCGCAGAAGCCCTCGTGCGCTGGCGTCGCCCCGACGGCAGTCTCACGCCGCCGAACTTCTTCATCCCGCTCGCCGAAGAGAGCGGCCTCATCCGTGAGATCACCGACCAGCTGATCCAACTGGCCATCGACGAGATGCACGCCGCTCTTTCGGCAGACCCCGAGATGCACATCGCCATCAATCTCTGCGCCGCAGACATCGAAACCGGCCGCCCGCTGGAAAGCCTGGCGCTGGCGCTCGCGGCAAGAAGATTGCCCACAAGCTCCATCTGGCTCGAAGCCACCGAGCGCGGTTTTATCCACGCAGACGAAGCTCGTGAATCGCTTGGCCGCGCGCAGAAGGCTGGCCATCCTATCGCCATCGACGACTTCGGAACCGGCTACTCGAGCCTGGGCCTACTGCACTCGCTTCCACTCGACGTGCTGAAGATCGACAAATCCTTCGTCGACGCCATTGGCACAGACTCCGCCTCCAGCACCGTGACCGGGCATATCATCGACATCGCTCGCCAGCTCGATCTTGAAGTCGTAGCCGAAGGCATCGAGCAACAGCAGCAGGCAGACTACCTGCGCTCCCACGGTGTTCGCTACGGACAGGGCTGGCTCTTTGCCAAAGCCATGCCTCGTGACGAGTTCCTGGCCTTCTACGGCAAGCACCGCCGGGCGTCTGCGGCATAA
- a CDS encoding nuclease — translation MGTMKLSDATLTGSMQVQGTRAVLLSSTNITALDHTAPITLSRGGQLLVCTTSQLHLFHSGAGLGLLFGLDRGALELRTFSNPKDVVFTPDIRFTTVSPGSLDLRLRVTRSGDTCVDNHGATSPTLLLTSTFGNATYRVLPGQHVLFEHGDLHQVVDRERSNCGCPETAPSRPLPPNATAAERAAAEHPFPEAESQDLTASPQNPAAYSRAPNTAILSYDANDPFTGKAVQPDAPATAAPAPAPAAPPPPPPSYNFFHVVGRFFKRLFSQD, via the coding sequence ATGGGAACCATGAAACTTTCGGACGCCACACTCACCGGCTCCATGCAGGTACAGGGCACGCGCGCCGTTCTTCTTTCCAGCACCAACATCACCGCGCTTGACCACACCGCTCCCATCACGCTCTCGCGCGGAGGTCAGTTGCTTGTATGCACCACCTCGCAGCTTCATCTCTTCCATAGCGGAGCAGGGCTTGGTCTCCTCTTTGGTCTTGATCGCGGCGCACTCGAACTACGGACGTTTTCGAACCCGAAGGACGTCGTCTTCACGCCCGATATTCGCTTCACCACCGTCTCTCCCGGTAGCCTCGACCTCCGCCTGCGCGTCACGCGCTCCGGCGATACCTGCGTCGACAACCACGGAGCCACCTCGCCCACCCTGCTCCTCACCTCGACGTTTGGCAACGCCACCTACCGCGTCCTTCCCGGCCAACATGTCCTCTTCGAACACGGAGATCTGCACCAGGTCGTCGACCGCGAACGCTCCAACTGTGGCTGCCCGGAGACCGCGCCTTCCCGCCCGTTGCCACCAAACGCCACCGCGGCCGAACGTGCTGCGGCTGAGCACCCGTTCCCCGAGGCCGAAAGCCAGGACCTTACCGCCTCCCCTCAGAACCCCGCGGCCTACAGCCGGGCCCCGAACACCGCCATTCTCAGTTACGACGCCAACGATCCGTTCACCGGCAAAGCCGTGCAGCCCGATGCGCCAGCGACCGCCGCGCCAGCGCCAGCCCCGGCGGCACCCCCACCCCCGCCCCCTTCGTACAATTTCTTCCACGTCGTCGGCCGCTTCTTCAAGCGCCTCTTCAGCCAGGACTAG
- a CDS encoding aminodeoxychorismate/anthranilate synthase component II: MVFVLDNYDSFTYNLVQYIGELAPGEEIVVKRNDELTPDEVIALHPDRILLSPGPCTPQDAGILIPLLQRLAELPKKQQIPTLGVCLGHQAIGAAFGGDVVRAPNLMHGKVSQVEHNKKGVFAGIPQPMTCTRYHSLIVREDTLPDVLEVTARVAADGTAADPGTIMALRHKTLPIEGVQFHPESVLTDHGKQLIANFLKQK, translated from the coding sequence ATGGTCTTTGTTCTCGATAATTACGACAGCTTCACCTACAACCTCGTGCAGTACATCGGCGAACTTGCGCCCGGCGAAGAGATCGTCGTCAAACGCAACGATGAGCTCACGCCCGACGAAGTCATCGCTCTGCACCCGGACCGCATCCTGCTTTCGCCCGGCCCCTGCACCCCGCAGGACGCAGGCATCCTGATCCCTCTGCTCCAGCGCCTCGCAGAGCTGCCAAAGAAGCAGCAGATCCCCACGCTCGGCGTCTGCCTTGGCCACCAGGCCATCGGCGCAGCCTTCGGCGGAGACGTCGTCCGCGCCCCGAACCTCATGCACGGCAAGGTCTCGCAGGTAGAGCACAACAAGAAGGGCGTCTTCGCGGGCATCCCTCAGCCCATGACCTGCACGCGTTACCACTCCCTCATCGTGCGTGAAGATACGCTGCCGGACGTGCTCGAAGTCACCGCTCGCGTCGCCGCCGACGGCACAGCCGCCGACCCCGGCACGATCATGGCTCTCCGCCACAAAACGCTGCCGATCGAAGGCGTCCAGTTTCACCCGGAGTCCGTCCTCACGGACCACGGCAAGCAGCTCATCGCCAACTTCCTCAAGCAGAAGTAA